The Rhodoferax sediminis genome has a segment encoding these proteins:
- a CDS encoding phosphoribosyltransferase yields MTADQLPYHDRHQAGRVLAEKLEHYRGRPGLLVLALPRGGVAVGFEVACALQAPLDVFVVRKLGYPGHEEYAMGAIASGGVRVMNPLPGANISPQAIAAVIEREQVELVRREQLYRSQRPGVPLRGRTVIVVDDGLATGSTMRAALLAIRQQHPAHLVVAVPVGARDTCEALQDQADEIVCAAMPEPFRAVGLWYEDFPQASDDEVRTLLEQARREHAHDAR; encoded by the coding sequence ATGACAGCCGACCAACTGCCCTATCACGACCGCCACCAGGCCGGCCGCGTGCTGGCCGAGAAGCTGGAGCACTATCGGGGCCGGCCGGGCCTGCTGGTGCTGGCCCTGCCGCGCGGCGGGGTGGCTGTAGGGTTTGAAGTGGCGTGCGCATTGCAGGCGCCGCTGGATGTCTTCGTGGTGCGCAAGCTCGGCTATCCCGGGCATGAGGAATACGCCATGGGCGCCATCGCCAGCGGCGGCGTGCGCGTCATGAACCCGCTGCCGGGCGCCAATATCTCGCCGCAGGCAATAGCGGCGGTGATCGAGCGCGAACAGGTCGAACTGGTGCGCAGGGAACAGCTCTACCGCAGCCAGCGGCCCGGCGTGCCGCTGCGCGGGCGCACCGTCATCGTGGTCGACGACGGCCTGGCCACCGGCTCCACCATGCGGGCGGCTCTGCTGGCCATCCGCCAACAGCATCCGGCCCACCTGGTGGTGGCGGTGCCGGTCGGCGCACGGGATACCTGCGAGGCCCTGCAGGACCAGGCCGATGAGATCGTGTGCGCCGCCATGCCCGAGCCATTTCGTGCCGTGGGCCTGTGGTACGAAGACTTCCCGCAGGCAAGCGACGACGAGGTGCGCACGCTGCTTGAGCAAGCGCGGCGCGAGCATGCGCACGATGCGCGGTAA
- a CDS encoding dienelactone hydrolase family protein gives MSSREVRIPSGKVWLQGDLAQPPTFDGLVLFAHGSGSGRHSARNRYVARQLQLRGIATLLFDLLTAQEEQVDVHTREHRFDIPLLTRRMQDATAWALTQPGLRYAGIGYFGASTGSAAALIAAARLGGGIQAVVSRGGRPDLAGPAALAAVTAPTLLIVGGVDHDVIELNEQACALLRCEKQLAIVPGASHLFEEPGTLEQAAALAAAWFAAHLTVTAHAS, from the coding sequence ATTTCGAGCCGTGAGGTGCGAATTCCCTCGGGCAAGGTGTGGCTGCAGGGCGACTTGGCCCAGCCGCCAACGTTCGACGGGCTGGTGCTGTTCGCCCATGGCAGCGGCAGCGGGCGGCACAGCGCCCGCAACCGCTACGTTGCCCGGCAACTGCAACTGCGCGGCATCGCCACCTTGCTGTTCGACCTGCTCACAGCGCAGGAAGAGCAGGTGGATGTCCACACACGCGAACACCGCTTCGACATTCCGCTGCTGACACGGCGGATGCAGGATGCCACGGCCTGGGCGCTCACGCAGCCGGGCCTGCGGTACGCGGGTATCGGCTACTTCGGCGCCAGCACCGGCAGCGCCGCGGCCTTGATTGCCGCCGCGCGGCTGGGCGGGGGGATCCAGGCGGTGGTGTCGCGCGGCGGGCGGCCCGATCTGGCCGGCCCGGCAGCGCTCGCCGCCGTCACCGCGCCCACCTTGCTGATTGTCGGTGGCGTCGATCATGACGTCATCGAGCTCAATGAGCAGGCCTGCGCGCTGCTGCGATGCGAGAAGCAGCTGGCCATCGTGCCCGGCGCCAGCCACCTGTTCGAGGAACCCGGCACGCTGGAGCAGGCCGCGGCGCTGGCCGCCGCGTGGTTCGCGGCGCACCTCACCGTGACGGCGCACGCATCATGA